Genomic window (Aurantimicrobium sp. INA4):
GACCTTGGAGCCGATGTTGCCATCAATCCACTCCATGGTTGCACCCTCGTGCGCAATGGCACGCTTGGTTACCAGGTTGTACACGTTGTTGGACCAGTTCTGGATGGTGGTGTAGCGAACGCGAGCGTTCTTTTTGACCACAATCTCCACAACTGCGGAGTGCAGTGAGTCACTCTTGTAGATGGGTGCAGTACATCCTTCGATGTAGTGAACGTAGCTGCCTTCATCGGCAATGATGAGCGTGCGCTCAAACTGACCCATGTTCTCCGTGTTGATACGGAAGTAAGCCTGAAGTGGAATCTCAACGTGAACACCCGGTGGAACGTAGACGAATGAACCACCCGACCACACGGCAGTGTTTAGCGCAGCAAACTTGTTATCTCCGGCAGGAATGACAGTGCCGAAGTATTCCTCGAAGAATTCAGGGTGCTCTTTCAGAGCAGTATCAGTGTCCATGAAGATGACACCCTGGCGCTCGAGCTCTTCGTTGATCTGGTGGTACACCACTTCAGATTCATACTGTGCTGCAACACCAGCAACCAAACGCTGACGTTCAGCCTCAGGGATACCAAGCTTCTCGTAGGTGTCCTTGATTTCATCAGGGAGATCTTCCCAGGTCTGAGCCTGTCGTTCCGTTGACCGGACAAAATACTTGATGTTGTCGAAGTGAATTTCGGACAGGTCGGCGCCCCAGTTAGGCATGGGCTTACGGCCGAACATTTCATAGGCTTTCAGACGAGTCTTGAGCATCCACTCTGGCTCGTTCTTGAGGCCGGAGATGTCTTTAACAACGTCCTCGTTGATACCTCGGCGAGCGCTGGCACCAGCAGCGTCCTTATCGTGCCAACCGAATTCGTACTGGCCAATGCCCTCAAGTTCGGGCCGGTCGATCAGGATGTCTGACATGGCTCTCTTTCTGACGAATCTAGACTAAGAAGAGAACAGAAACATTGGCGCAAAACATCGCGTCAATCTCGCTTGTTCTCGCCCTCGAGTTATCGGCTTTCGCACGATTTCAACTAACGAACTTAGCCTAGCCTTAGTTCGTTGGATAAGACAGGGTAAATGCGTTCTTCTTCAGCGAACAACATCAAACAGAGTAGGTATATTCCCTCGTGAGTAAATTCGTGAATTGGTTCCCCACTTCCGTTGACCGCAAAGTTCGTATTGCGGCATGGGCAACTTTTGTTGCACAAACACTCATTGTGG
Coding sequences:
- the sufB gene encoding Fe-S cluster assembly protein SufB, with translation MSDILIDRPELEGIGQYEFGWHDKDAAGASARRGINEDVVKDISGLKNEPEWMLKTRLKAYEMFGRKPMPNWGADLSEIHFDNIKYFVRSTERQAQTWEDLPDEIKDTYEKLGIPEAERQRLVAGVAAQYESEVVYHQINEELERQGVIFMDTDTALKEHPEFFEEYFGTVIPAGDNKFAALNTAVWSGGSFVYVPPGVHVEIPLQAYFRINTENMGQFERTLIIADEGSYVHYIEGCTAPIYKSDSLHSAVVEIVVKKNARVRYTTIQNWSNNVYNLVTKRAIAHEGATMEWIDGNIGSKVTMKYPSVYLVGEGAKGETLSVAFAGPGQHQDAGAKMIHMAPNTQSSIVSKSIARGGGRAGYRGEIRMDANAHNSANTVRCDALLVDTISRSDTYPAIDIRVDDVQLGHEATVSKVSEDQLFYLMSRGMAEDEAMAMIVRGFIEPISRELPMEYALELNKLIELGMEGSVG